GTGCAGGATGCACttatgcaataaaaaaagaCTGAcatactttttgatttttttctcaaaatctgaaggttaactTCTACGAAATTGAGTTTACGGTAAATGCActatataatgaagtttacactctttagtgttgtttgaAAAGTTGTAACCACATTGTAAATTTGtcttaatgtattctaaactatctttcatggtacatgagtatAATATCTAACTTTTaacaattaaattaataaaacttcatatattgcctaaattagtggactagcATAATGAAATTTCTACTCTCTAGAGAACTGGAcataaaaaagatttcaaacctctttgaccagcATCCTATATcagtgcaggatgaaactattcaataaagcaatattgtcaattttgatattttcccaaaatctgaaggttaCCCCTAcgaaattgagtttttcggtaaatactctatataatGCAATTTACACTCTTTAGTGGCGTTTACAaaattataaccacattatacatttgtattaatgtattcttaactctctttcatggtacattagTATTGTCTCTAATTTTTaactattaatttaataaaacttcacatattgcctaaatcagtggactaaccactatgaaaactctattctctagagaaacagacacaaaattccaaaactctttgaaaaTTATCATATGccagtgcatgatgcaactatgcaataaagaaatattttcatttttttgaatttttctcaaaatctaaaggttaaccctacgaaattAAGTTTTTCGGTAATTAAGTGCTCTTTATATTGATGTTTACACTCTTTAGTGTTGATTAAAATTTTCTagacacattctacatttgtaataatgtatgctaaatctctttcatggtacatagacatcgCTCTATATACTGCTTAAATCattggattaaccactataaatatctattctctagagaaacagacaaaaaaaaatatttaaaatttttttaaccaTCATGCTATGTCAGTGCAGTATGCAATTATGCAATAAAACAAGATTGACATAATTTTTGaacatttctcaaaatctgaaggttaacaCCTATACGAAATTtgattttcggtaaatgttttatataatgcAGTTTTCTCTGTTTAGtggtgtttaaaaatttataaccacattataaatttgtattaatgtattataaactctctttcatggtatatgagtattgtctttaattttttaacttttaatttaataaaacttcatatattgtctaaatcagtggactaacaTGAAATCTCTATTCTCTAGGGAAAACTGACACAATAAAgattccaaacctttttgaccatCATCCTAAGTCACTTTAGGATGTAACTATTCCACAAAGcaagatttttatattttggatttttttatcaaaatctaaaggttaacccctacgaaatttagtttttcggttctctatatattgaagtttactctttagtgttgtttaaaatatttttaaccacattatacattaatgtatgctaaattatctttcatggtacatagacatcgCTCGAATATTTTAACaactaatttaataaaactttttatactgcttaaatcagtggactaaccgttataaaatatCTATTCTCTACAGAAacggataaaaaaatatttcaaacctTTTTGACCATCGTCATTTGTCAGTGaaagatgcaaatatgcaataaaacgattttgtcatattttttgttttttctcaaaatctaaaggTTAACACCCCTACGAAATTGGGTtgtcggtaaatgctctataaaATGAAGTTTACACTCTTTATTATTGTTTACAATTTTCTAACCACTTTCTTACATTTGTCTTAATATATTCTAAACAcgttttcatggtacatggatatCCTCTCTAATTTGTAgacatataatttaataaaacttcgtATATTGCCTAAATTAATGGACTAACCACAATGAAATGTCTATTCTCTAAAGAAATGGGCACAAAAAGATTCCAAACATCTTTAACTATCATCCTATGTCGATGCAAGATACAACATGCAATAaagcaatattgtcatattttttatttgttctcaAAATTTGAaggttaacccctatgaaattgagttttttcggtaaatgctctatatattgaagtttaCACCCTTTAGTGTTGCTTAaaattttctaaccacattctaaatttgtactaatgtattctaaactctctttcatggtatgtAGACAACTctctatttttttaacaattaattaaataaaaatttatatattgtttaaattagtggactggactaaccactataaaatatatattctttagaGAAATGGACACAACAAAGATTTCAAAACTCTTTAACCATCATAATATTTTAGTTCAGGATGCACTTATGCAATAAAACAAGATTGAcatactttttgattttttctcaaaatttgaagGTTAACAACCCTTacgaaattgagtttttggtaaatgctctatataatgaattttacactctttagtgttgtttgaaaagttctaaccatattctacatttgtcttaatgtattataaactctctttcatggtacatgaataTAGTATCTAacttttaacaattaatttaataaaacttcatatattgcCTTAATTAGCAGACTAACCATTACGAAATTTCTACTCTCTAGAGAACTGGAcacaaaaaagatttcaaacctctttgaccatcatcttATATCAGTGCATGATGCAATCATTCAATAAAGCAAGACtgtcatattttgatttttttccccAAAATCTGaaggtaaatactctatataatGCAATTTACACTCTTTAGTGgtcttaaaaaatttataaccacattatacatttgtattaatgtattcttaactttctttcatggtacattagTATTGTCTCTAATTTTTaactattaatttaataaagcTTCATTTATtgcctaaattagtggactaaccactatgaaatttctattctctagaaaaacagaaacaaaaaattccaaacctctttgaaaatcATCCTATGCCaatgcaggatgcaactatgcaataaagaaagatttttcatatttttttaatttttctcaaaatctgaatgttaacccctatgaaattAAGGTTTTCAGTAATTAAGTGCTCTTTATAATGTTGTTTACACTCTTTAGTGTTGCTTAAAATTTTTTAggcacattatacatttgtaacAATGTATGCTAaatctctttcaaggtacatagacatcactctaattttattaataattaatttaataaaaatctatatattgcTTAAATCAATGGACTAACCACAATAAATatctattctctagagaaacaaacacaaaaaaaaattcaaaatttttttacaaTCATCCTATGTCAGTGCATGATGCAATTGTGCAATAAAACAAGATTGTCATAATTTTggaatatttctcaaaatctgaaggttaacaGCCATAcgaaatttgatttttggtaaatgatttatataatgAAGTTGTCTATGTTTAGTGGTGTTTaataatttctaaccacattattaatttgtattaatgtattataaactctctttcatgttaTATGACTATTgtctttaattttttaacttttaatttaataaaacttcatatattgtctaaattagtggactaacatgaaatctctattctctagaaaaacggacacaataaagatttcaaacctctttaaccATCATCCTAAGTCACTTTAGGATGCAACTATTCCATAAAGcaagattttcatatttttgatttttatatcaaaatctgaaggttaacccctacgaaatttagtttttcggtaagtgctctatatattgaagtttacactctttattgttgtttaaaaatttctaaccacattataaattaatgtatgctaaactctttttcatggtacatagacatcgctcgaatattttaacaattaatttaataaaactttttatgCTGCTcaaatcagtggactaaccgttataaaatatCTATTCCCTAGGGAAACAGacacaaaagatatttcaatcATTTTTGACCATCGTCATTTGTCAGTGCAGAATGAaaatatgcaataaaacaagttcgtcatattttttatttttttctcaaaatctaaaggTTAACACGCTACGAAATTGGGTtgtcggtaaatgctctataaaATGAAGTTTACACACTTTATTGTTGTTTACaattttctaaccacattctacatttttcttaataaattctaaacattttttcatggtacatgagtatCCTCTCTAATTTTTagacaattaatttaataaaacttcatatattgcctaaattagtggactaaccactatgaaATGTCTATTCTCTAAAGAAAGGGGCACAAAAAgattccaaacatctttgactatCATCCTATGTCGATGCAAGATACAACTATGcaataaagaaatattgttatattttttatttttttctcaaaatctgaaggttttcggtaaatgctctatatattgaagtttaCACCCTTTAGTGTTGCTTAaaattttctaaccacattctaaatttgtactAATGTATTCTAAAATCTCTTTCAAGGTACGTAGACAtctctctatttttttaagaattaaattaataaaattttatatactgcttaaatcagtggactagccaatataaaatatagattctCAAGAGAAATGGACGAAACAAAGATTTCAAAACTCTTTAATCATCATCCTATTTCAGTTCAGGATGCACTTATGCAATAAAACAAGACTgtcatgtttttttatttttttctcaaaatctaaaggttaacccctactaaatgctttatataatgaagtttacactatttactgttgttttaaaagttctaaccacattatacatttgtcttaatgtattataaactccctttcatggtacatggtaCATGAGTATAGTATCTAactttttaacaattaatttaataaaacttcatatattccctaaattaactaaccattataaaatttctACTCTCTAGAGAActggaaacaaaaaaagatttcaaacctctttgaccatcataatATAtcagtgcaggatgcaactattcaATAAAGcaagattttcatattttgatttttttcccaaaatctgaaggttaCCCCCTACGTAATTGAGTTTTtaggtaaatactctatataatgaaatttacacTCTTTAGtggtgtttaaaaatttataaccacattatacatttgtattaatgtatttttaactctctttcatggtatattaGTATTGTCGctaatttttaactttttttttgtcagcaacataaacagactcatatagattCTGCAAACCACACTGGTAGCTttgcatccatatgaacgacaGACAACGGTTGTTTCCTTGCACTGCGTGCAAGACTGTCCGCCCTTGAGTTATGTGTTCGTGGTAtatgaatgatctctgagctGTTGAAACTTGTCTTCAAAAATGTTATGTCTTCCAAATAGCTTGCAAAGGCTGGCCActcctctggttccgaaaccatcttcatcaATTGAGCGCAATccgttgcaaaagtaacccgGAACTGTCTAAGgttcctcatgcattccattgcccatatgaGAGCCTCTATCTCCGAGTGTAGTGGCGACTGACTCGCTCTTGTATTCCTTGCTCCTATTAGTCCATCAAAACCTTCCAGagtactataccatccttgtcctGAATATATATCCTGATTTTTCCAGGATCcgtccgtaaaacaccatctacctgGTATAGTCGGGATTGCCACTGGTACAGGTAACCGAGTGTGGTCCATTCCCTGATTCTGGGAATTTTGCGCTTCCGCCCAAAGTAACGATTCCGTTTCTGCCAATTTGAGAGTATCTCTCGGGTCCATATCCAAATTGCTAAAAACTTTGTTGTTTCTACCCTTCCATATATACCAGAGAATCCATGCAAAATGATGATCCTCCATTTCGGGGGAGACTCTccaaaatagatgatccatattgGTAAATAATGAATGAGTAGGAAATATTTCTGGATTCGTTGGGATCCGTGAAAGTGCCCAGACTTGGATTGccggtggacattcaaaaaatacatgattaATTGACTCCTCGGGAGCTCCGCATCGGTCACAAATTGTATCTCCTTGCATTCCTCTTGACCTCAAATTCTTCTTAACTGCTATACATCATGTCAATAGTTGCCACAAAAAATGTTTCATCTTAGGTGGGCAGCGTACTTTCCAACAAAACGTCTTCAGCGGGGTTACCGAAGGACCATACATGGGTGGCGTACCTTCTTTGTCCGGATACACTTGCTCCACTtcatatccagatttaaccgtgtatttcCCATTGTTTTTGAAATGCCAACCATTCTGATCTTCTGTATGAAATCTACTtaaaggaatactttcaataattttcacATCTTGTGGATCCACCAGCGTCCTAATAACCTGTAAATTCCATGATCGCGATGTTCCATCAATAAGAGCATCCACTGTCAGTTCCGGGTaaagattgtgttgatttttatttgctggtctcgggcaaGTGGATGGAAGCCAAGGgtcattccatactgagatGGATGatcctgttcccacccttttgattagtcatttgctaaccagagatctagcagagacaATACTGCACCAGCCATAAGATGACGAGTACGATCTAATGGGTTCCAGGGGTGATGTATTCCTGAAATACCTCCCTTTAAAAACCCGAGAAAATAATGTATTCGGTTTATCCATTAATCTCCAAAATTGTTTCCCAAGCATAGCTGTTTTAAAATCTGTAAGATCCTTGAATCCCAACCCTCCATCATCTTTAGGACTACATATTTTATCCCacgatttccaatgcatacctctCGTATTATcccctggactccaccagaattgtgccaCAGCGCTAGTAAATTTCTTCATTACCGTTTTCGGGATTCAAAAACAtgacatcacatgatttggcaAAGCTGTAACTACAGACTTTATAATCACTTCCTTACCCCCTTTGGTGAAAAACTTAAAAGTCCAACCATTTACTCTGCTATTTAGACGATCCTGGACGAATCCAAACACTTGTACCTTTGATCCCCCCATTCCTCCTAGGTTTTGTATGCCTAACGTATCTCGTAGTTCTTGTCTTGTGGCTTCTTCAATCTTGTGTCCAAATTGAACCGATGATTTTTCGAAATTTATTTGTTGTCCCGAAACCCCTTCATATTCCTTGAGAATCCTAATGATTGTCTGGCACTATGAAATCTGTGGAGTAGCCACTATGAAAtctctattctctagagaaacagatacaaaaaaattctaaacctctttgaaaatcATCATATACCAGTgcaggatacaactatgcaataaagcaagattttcatatttttgattttttctcaaaatctgaaggttaacccctacgaaattaAGTTTTTCGGTAATTAAGTGCTCTTTATATTGATGTTTACACTCTTTAGTGTTGCTTAAAGTTTTCTATACACATTTTAGATTTGTAATAATGTATGCTAAATcgctctaatttttttaataattaatttaataaaaatctatgtAGTGATTAAATCATTGGATTAACcactattaatatatattctcttgagaaacggacacaaaaaaacatttaaaacttttttgaccATCATCCTATGTCAGTGCAGGATGCaattatacaataaaaaaagattgtcataattttgaatatttttcaaaatctgaaggttaacaCCCATACGAAATTTGATTTTCGGTAagtgctctatataatgaagttttctctgtttagtgttgtttaaaaatttctaaccacattataaatttgtattaatgtattataaactctttttcatggtacatgagtattgtctttaattttttaacttttaatttaataaaacttcttaTATTGTCTAAATCAGTGGATTAACATGAAACctctattctctagagaaacatacACAATAA
This region of Brassica napus cultivar Da-Ae chromosome C5, Da-Ae, whole genome shotgun sequence genomic DNA includes:
- the LOC125587364 gene encoding uncharacterized protein LOC125587364; the protein is MEDHHFAWILWYIWKGRNNKVFSNLDMDPRDTLKLAETESLLWAEAQNSQNQGMDHTRLPVPVAIPTIPGRWCFTDGSWKNQDIYSGQGWYSTLEGFDGLIGARNTRASQSPLHSEIEALIWAMECMRNLRQFRVTFATDCAQLMKMVSEPEEWPAFASYLEDITFLKTSFNSSEIIHIPRTHNSRADSLARSARKQPLSVVHMDAKLPVWFAESI